In a single window of the Magnolia sinica isolate HGM2019 chromosome 7, MsV1, whole genome shotgun sequence genome:
- the LOC131250702 gene encoding uncharacterized protein LOC131250702, with the protein MAQNMDTHYPEEAEYWLNWVTKLLRPLHCTEAESVELLSYLFEKEADLWWESVLRTIPEGYEWTWEALEARFNEKYLPQTYQHERENEFLRLQQGGMTVAQYENRFTELSRYASEMIASEAIQMRQFLAGLRSSIRSKMCCAIIRTYAELVELSTRAE; encoded by the exons ATGGCCCAGAACATGG ACACCCACTACCCCGAGGAAGCGGAGTACTGGCTCAATTGGGTCACCAAACTGCTTAGGCCTCTCCATTGTACCGAGGCAGAGAGCGTTGAGCTCCTTTCTTACCTCTTTGAGAAGGAGGCAGACTTGTGGTGGGAAAGCGTTCTCCGCACCATCCCGGAGGGTTACGAATGGACATGGGAGGCGTTGGAGGCCCGCTTCAATGAAAAGTACCTCCCTCAGACGTACCAacatgagagggaaaatgaaTTCCTCCGCCTCCAACAAGGAGGCATGACAGTAGCGCAATACGAAAACCGATTCACAGAATTATCACGCTATGCTTCCGAGATGATTGCCAGCGAGGCGATTCAGATGAGGCAATTTTTGGCAGGGCTAAGAAGTAGTATTCGCTCCAAGATGTGTTGTGCCATCATCAGGACATATGCCGAGCTGGTAGAGCTGTCGACACGGGCAGAGTAA